The Nicotiana tabacum cultivar K326 chromosome 1, ASM71507v2, whole genome shotgun sequence genome segment TGCTGCTTTGGCTGCTGCCTCTATTGTGTTCAAAGATTCTGATCCTTCTTATTCTTCTAAATTATTGCATACTGCACAACAGCTAACTAGCATTGTCCTGCACATTTCTCTTCTTTTGTGATTCTTATGCATTATATGTATATTCTAACAGATTTGACTTGCGTGTTACAGGTGTTTGATTTTGCGGACAGGTATAGAGGTTCTTATAGTGATAGTCTCAGCTCAGTGGTCTGCCCATTTTATTGCTCTTACTCTGGATACCATGTAAGATGAAACATTAGTTGATACTATAGTTATAGTCCGTTTATTAAAAGTAGCTGATAAGCATCGACTGCTGAGAAGTATTTTTAAGTGCAACAAATAATTTATGTAAGTAGTTACATGTCAGAATAAGAATActgaaactgataataagcagTATAGTAAATACCGTACCtattaatttcataatgtaaCTCTTATTGATGTTTGACCATAAATACATTATGAAATATTCAGGATGAACTTTTGTGGGGAGCATCATGGCTTCATAGAGCTTCACAAGATGCTTCCTATCTTGCTTATATTCAATCAAATGGCCAAACTTTGGGAGCTACTGAAGATGATTATTCCTTCAGTTGGGATGACAAGAGACCTGGAACCAAAATTGTCCTCTCAAAggttcttttaattattttcttttagccTCAGTCCAACTTTAAACTTTTCAGCCATAATTAAACTCACTCATTTTCCCCTCCCCTGCTAATTTTAACAGGACTTCTTGGAAAAGAGTACTCAAGAATTCCAAGCATACAAAGTTCACTCAGACAACTATATCTGCTCTTTAATTCCAGGTTCACCTAGCTTTCAAGCTCAGTATACCCCAGGTCAGTAGTTGCATTTTCCTTCACCTTTTTGGCATGATTTTTTAGGACACGTAGAGAGCCAGCAATTATCAACATTACTTAAGTTTCGGGtactaataacaacaacaaacccattgaaatcctacaagtgggggtttggggagggtactGTATATGCAGACCATACGCCTATCTTatgagggtagtgtgtacgtaaaTCTTACCTCTAACTTAAATTTTGGGTACTAACGTCCGAGAGAAATGTCTGCAGGGGGGCTTCTATTTAAAGGAAGTGCAAGCAATCTCCAATACGTAACATCATCATCATTTCTCCTATTAACCTATGCCAAATACTTGAAGACAAATGGAGGAGCTGTCTCATGTGGAGCTTCAAGATATCCGGCAGAGAAGCTAGTTGAACTCGCAAAAAAACAAGTAGACTACATATTAGGAGATAATCCAGCAAGAATATCGTACATGGTTGGTTTCGGACAGAGGTATCCGCTACGTGTGCACCATAGAGGTTCATCTCTACCTTCAGTGCATACACATCCTGGTCACATTGGCTGCAACGACGGATTCCAGTCTTTGAACTCGGGCTCGCCTAATCCAAACATTCTTGTCGGAGCCATCGTAGGTGGTCCTGACAGTAAAGATAACTTCGAAGACGACAGGAATAATTATGAGCAATCAGAGCCTGCTACATATATTAATGCACCACTAGTTGGAGCTCTTGCTTTCTTATCTGCAGAATCTATCTAAGCAGTATATTGGATAACATATTTGGTTGACTGGAGTTCAGCCTTTGGTCTTGTAGCAGAGGAAGTGGATCGGGAAATCCATATGGTCCTATGGCCGCTCAAGATAATTGTGACAAGAAAGTTACACTAGATATTCGGATTTTATgttcttatttttacttttatgcATTCAGCATGTAAACATGAGATTTCCAGAGGGATTCTTGACCCTTAAAATGCTTGAAATGAATTTTCGGATGACTGCTAAATTGATATCTTATTATTAAGTTTGGCTTTCTAACTCTTTGTGTGTCATATGTACAAGCCTCATAACGGTATTCCTTGCTCAAGTTAGGTTTTGTCCCTTTATGATGCCAAATTCATAACTCCACATTGGTTGAACCTAAGTGTTCATTTAAATTAGTTTAACTGTAAACTCTAGCACCAACAGTTTTCAACACTAATGGAGTAtcaccatttttaactcaatgGATAATGGTTggtgatttgaggtattttagtATCAACTCATTGTACTTTTGAAACAATTGATTCAAAGGTTATTATTTTAGTGAATTTTTACATGTATACTTATATTATATGTAAAAAAAATACTGGACGCACTTGGACCTAGACCTATCAAATGGGCCGGGTCAACCCATGAGCAGGCCCAAATAACCCATCAAAATGGACCCCTCAACTGGCCTACGACCCGCTAACCCCTAACTGGACCAACCAATTAATCTAGGGGGTTTGGGCCGGGCTGTAATATTTTAACTCATTGAACCGAAACGACCATAACCGATAGTTGACTTGCGGTTCAATCGGCCCAGACCGACCCGATAAGCCATTAATTTTCTATGTAAGTACAcctatttaaaaaaagaagaaactaaaTTCCTTCAACCCCCATTTCCCATTCTCTAATTCCGTATGCTACTCAAATTTTAATGTTAATAAAgtataatttttctttcatttttattctaatAAATTTCAAGAGTTCATATATTACTTTCCAGTTCGTATATGTATaaagtattaaatttttatcATTTGTTAATCATGAGATCCTGTGTTTGCTTCATTTTGTTCTTAAGTATTTTAAATTTGAAGTAATTCAATTTGTAAGAAATAGAATTTACGTTTATATTCAAAAATTAGAAGTCAAATTTGAAAAATTAGTAAAAGTAAGCTTTTCGTTGATTTGATCTCTTTTATCCTACTAAGTTTTATTTTTCAAGGATTTGCACTTAATTGTATAACACAATTTAAAATATTAGATATTGGGCTATAGATTTGCAAAGTGATATCTAGGCTATTATATTGCAAGTCACGTGTGTGAGTTGTATTTATGTAAAATTATCTCATTAATGGGTCAAACTCAGATCCCCTATAAGAAAATGAATCGGACCAGTCCGGTTAAAGACACACGGGTTAAGTGTTAACGATCCAGATCGCATCGGGTCGACCCATTTAACAAATTTACTTGGACGTATAAAAGCTATGCTCCATCGGCCTCTGATCTTGTGGTTGTGGATATCCTGCTTAGGGGTAATATCATGGTATAAccagtttttggactggtcattcaaaaatagctagcatTTACGAAGTTAATGAAAagtagccactattttgctgcaacagagatcgatccagcataatatattggagttcggtgcatctgtgtatgaactccagcatattatgctggaccggtatactttgctgactccagtataatatactggagactagagcaccgatgctccaaactccagtatattatactggacaattatacttgctggaactccagtatattatgctggagttttaGTGTACTTATGCTAGAGTTCaaacatacttatgctggaactccagtataatatacttgcgtattttccggattttgaacagtgttttcgctcagatttatctttacatgaaaagtagctaaatttcgattatttttgaaactgggctatatTTGAACGACccgttgtaaatctggctatttttgaatttctccctcgTGCTTATGTATAGAATGACTATTGACTTCAAGCCAGTAATGCTGGGGCTATTGACATCCTCTCTGGCCCTAATGGACATTGAACTTGTTTATGGAACATATTCCTAGTCCCCTACTGTAGACCTTTAGTGAGTGTGGCATTTTAAGGGGCTATTCCTCTTTCTTATTTATAAGCTTGTTCTTGATTTCTCCATTTTTCTCCGGTTCATTCTGTCATCATCATATCAAGTTAAAAAGATAACGAAAAACACATCAATTGAGTTACATTTCCCCGATAACAACTTCACCATAGATATCATTTCTAGGTACATTTTTATGTATAAAACTTTAGTAGAATAGAAGAATTTGTACTATGCAacaatcattttttttcttcaatctaATTAGCGCCACTTATTGCTACTCTCTTTTGATATGCGGCTAAGTTTTATCGGTCCAAATCTAACTCCAAGTGCATTGTATCATGAGTGTCTCTTTCCGATTAATCGCATGTTTCGCTAGGCTTATCTAAAgttaaaagtattttattttttttaaagttgaaatgtttggccaagtttttataagaaaaacaaaagtgtttttgagtagaagcaaaatcaattttggataaGCAGAAAAAAGTAACTTCTTTTCAAAAGAACTTTTTTGAGAACCACTtctgagaaaaatacacttagaagcacttttaaaagtttggtcaaacattaattgctgctcagaagtatttttcaaattaattagtcaaacacaaactgcttctatTGCCCCTCCATAAAGTTGCTGTGTTCTGGACAAGTATTCTTGCAAAATACATCACCACGGCCCTGCACATGCTAACAAGTTTATTGCCTAAGTATTGGTGATTGAACCAAGTGTTAAATCACGCTAATGAAGGAAGACGACACAGAAGAAACACAAAGGGAGACCATCCATGTGGAAAATTTGTACAATCATTAGACAACTATTTGGACCCCTCCCTCAATCCTCTTATCACTATAATCATATGACTTTACCCTTTTCTCGCTAAAAGCTCCATAGGACAGAGCATCCTGAGTTGTAATAGACAAAATTATCCTACATGCCATTTGATCAAGATAAAACTGCTCTCTTTATTCATCTCGCACGCAAGAGCGAAGCTACATGTCTTAAAGGATGGTCAATTGACACGTCGTTGAAAAATTACACTGACGtataaagatatataacataCATTGAACATCATTTATTggaattcttttttatttctttcaagtttgaacacccctAGAGAAATTCATTACTTTGCCCACGATCACACAAAAAGTAACTATTTATGTGCGTCTACCTCAGGACCAGAAGTATGATATTATAGCTTTTTATAATAATAAGAGTGTTCTGTTTTGTAATACTAATGCAATTACAGTTGAGGCAGATTTGAATGAAAGATTCTTAAATAATGAAACATGATTGCAAATCACGTAAATCATTGCTTTAATAGTATCGTCAAAGCGAAGCATCCTATGGTTCTTGGAATATGCAGTCTCTTTTACTCCATTTCTAATTAAGAGACATAACAATTTGctaccaccaaattccatgtcacaAGCTAtgtatgaaaatattaaaatcatTTCAATTTACAATATGATCAAGAAAATATACAACCGAAGAGAGTGAAAGAGTGATGTAAAGGGGGTGTGGGGTGGGGGTTGTTGGTGGGGGGGGGAGGACTAAGTGAGAAAGTGGGCACCTCTATAAGTGACATTAAATAGCAGAGGTACATGTGAGGCTGAACATCTTTTTCCACTTTTTACAATTTTTAGCAGCTGAAAGGGCAATAAGATAGAACATCATGACCCTACTCCTATTATATTAAAAGGTTGTAATAAAGCAAAAGCAAGAAAGTTAGCTCAAATGGATTAGAAAAAGCAAGGAGTGCACAGCAGCAAAGGTGATATAGAAAAGCAAGAAACTCCCCACCTTCTACTAAAAGGCTAAAATACAGTCCCAATTGGAagagaagatgatgatgatcaGAAACCAAGAAAATCCCAGAAATAAGTCCTTTGGTATCTCAGATGATCACATTATCCCTACTTCTATATGTCCAACCTGGAAACTGTACGAGAACCCTTTCTATAATTCACAAAAGCAACGTCACAACCCCACAATTCCACATCAAGAAGAAACCAACCACACTCTATTCAAAAGTCATAACAATAAGCAAATTCATCGACTAAACCTCCCCATATCTGCTAGGAAAATTGCAGCATCTTTTTGGGATCTTACCTTTATTAGACCTTTCATGGATTCGGAGCTTGAAATGTCTCGAGCCCAAATCGCTGAATTGAAGGCTAAGTTAGAACATGAGCGAAAGGCACGTAGAAAGTTGGAATCAATGAACAAGAAGATTGCAAGAGAGTTGTCTGAAGAGAGAAAAGGGAGAGAAGCATTGGAGCGAGTCTGTGAAGAACTTGCCAATCATATATCGTTGGATAGAGCAGAGATCAGTCGATTGAGGAAAGAAACGGAAGAAGAGAGGAAAATGCTAAGAATGGCTGAGGTTATGAGAGAGGAACGAGTCCAAATGAAGCTTAATGATGCTAAATTTTTATTAGAAGAGAAGTTGTTAGAATTGGAAGAAACTAAAAAAATGTTGCCATCTAATGCCAAGACTGAAGCCAAAATTCAACAAGACATGAACCATAACATCTCATCAGCTGCATGTGATCAAGAAACAAAGAAAAGGTGTGAAATAGTTGATCAGAAGTCCATTTGCAATAGTACAAGTCAGGGAAACAGTGCTTCTTTTAATTACCAAGTGACAATTCATAGAAGAAACCAATCACCAGAACCTGAAAATCCACATATCAAACGAGGGATCAAAGGATTTGTCGAATTTCCAAAGGTTGTCCGAGCCATTAGTTCTAAGAGCAGACATTGGGGTACAAAATTGGAGTGTCAAAAGGCTCAGCTAAGGATATTACTGAAACAGAAGTGTCCTATTCGATCCAATGGTCTAATGACAAGCTAATATGCATAAAGTTTGTAACTTTGGTGtgccattttttttcttctttaagtcTTGATTGAATTTTCTCTTAGGCCTAGAGCGAGAATATATTGTTTTCGTGATATATGAgtttatgtgattttgttatAATGTAAATGTAAAATCTTATATGAAGTATGATCTATAGTTCACTTGGAAGCTAGATGATCATGGTTGTACCCTTGGTATCATACTATCATTATTGGAGCGGACTATGGACTCATACACATATTATTATTAACATATTCAACTATTCATCTTACAACTGAATGTCCTAAAAATGGCTCATAATTTACTTGGATCTTGTGGAGAAAAAACTGTGTTTTTTATTGTTGCCATTTAAATAAAAGTAACAATAAAGAGAATGAATATGATTGATGAGGTAATAGTAGCATATATATTCTAAACGGGGGAAATTTCGACATTTCCAGATGAGCAATTGTTAGTTTCATCATTAAGGAAAGTGTCATCATTTAAGTAGCCCCAAGCATCATTGCCGACGCTATTCTTTTTGTTGGTGCAATTTGGTTGAACATAGAAATACTTATCCGTTAATGATGAAAGTAGTAAATGAACTCGTAATAATCCGTCAATTTTGCATCACTCGAATCACTCGCATAGTTTATTACTACTACCGTACTTGGGATGTACATTGTTCGTTAGGATGTAAATGATACATCTAGCGCCAATTAGACTCAATTCTTGACTagttcgatttttttttcattaagGGAAGAAGGATTGTAAATACTACCCTATGAATTTGAATTAGAATAGGAATTTTTAAAAATGGTAGGTGTATTCTGAAAGTACAGGGGGGATTgcatatttttaaacttaatcgGTTATTAGTTGACTAGTTTATCAAATAGTCGACTAGATGTAATAACCTAACAATTATAATGACAGAAAGTAAGATGCAGAAAGTAAATGCAAGAATTAAAGACACCggaattttatactggttcggattcaatgtgaatcctagtccagtccccttgggttgcaagagaGTTCTCTTTAGTAAATGTGTTTCTCCGAGTACAGTGGAAATGACTTGATAATATAGTTCCTCTAACACTCGTTTCTTTTTGATACAATGTCTCACCAGTGTTATACTCTCCGTTTTCTCTAACTTGTTACATAGCAGATCTTAGTGAACTACAATGTTTGTTTgcagtagaacaaagagagggtTTTTTGGTTCGATCATAGTATATGTGTCTAAGGTTTAAAGCTGGGTATAAATACTTTGGTGAAGGTCGAGGCttgacaacccaagagatttgatccttggaaagagattgattctttccaagaataagataGCTAGTCGTTGCTCTTCCTTGATATCCTTCCTTTATCAGTTGTATATAATGAAGGCTTGCTCCTTGATTGTTGGTCTTTTCGAAATTAGCCGCTTATCAATCTTTACAGGATCTTCGATCTTCCGGATATGTTGGCCTTGATTCATGCCTTAAGTTTAGGCTTGCTTGATTCACAGTTGTCCGTTAATCTttgctgattgatttctttccttaggCATCTAGATTTGCAGATTGGTTTATAATCTttgctgattgatttctttccttaagcatCAAGATTGACTCCAGCGATCTTGTAGTatcttcttgattccttatcCTTCTGTAATTGATTTCCTGCATAGGtatattatttgcatcattaaaacTGGACTAACAatcttcccctttttgatgatgacaaaataatatGTAGGTGTAAACACCAGTTGACTTCCCTGTTTTACTCCCCCTTAATGTATGTAGTTGACTAGTCCATGGTACTCCCCCTCAGTTCATGCAGTTGACTAGTCCATTGTTAGAGTCGACTCCTGCCAACGAACTGCACCTGTGCAGATACAATATATACTTTTTCTCCCCCTTTCTGGCATCagcaaaaagggaacaaactaagAACTAAACAGAATATAAAGCATTAAACAGGAGAGTTATAGGAATTATCTAATGGCTGAGAAAACAGCCCACAAAAAAATAGcacaacaaaaaataaattatccAAAGGCTGAGAAAACGGCCCATAACCAGCACATCAAAAAAATTGTCTTAAACAACCACACTAACCAGCAcctgtgcaattttgagaatttttcgtTGCGTTTTTggttaattgt includes the following:
- the LOC107769636 gene encoding protein BRANCHLESS TRICHOME-like, which translates into the protein MMMIRNQENPRNKSFGISDDHIIPTSICPTWKLYENPFYNSQKQRHNPTIPHQEETNHTLFKSHNNKQIHRLNLPISARKIAASFWDLTFIRPFMDSELEMSRAQIAELKAKLEHERKARRKLESMNKKIARELSEERKGREALERVCEELANHISLDRAEISRLRKETEEERKMLRMAEVMREERVQMKLNDAKFLLEEKLLELEETKKMLPSNAKTEAKIQQDMNHNISSAACDQETKKRCEIVDQKSICNSTSQGNSASFNYQVTIHRRNQSPEPENPHIKRGIKGFVEFPKVVRAISSKSRHWGTKLECQKAQLRILLKQKCPIRSNGLMTS
- the LOC107769637 gene encoding endoglucanase 1-like; translation: MAHPINMLILCFTFFLLLNLSHNFAFAFTSQDYSVALEKSIRFFEGQRSGKLPANQRLKWRGDSGLSDGSGYHVDLVGGYYDAGDNIKFGLPMAFTTTLLAWSVIEFGNSMHGQLENAKEAIRWSTDYLLKAATASPNTLYVQVGDPNEDHKCWERPEDMDTPRNVYKVSPQNPGSDVAAETAAALAAASIVFKDSDPSYSSKLLHTAQQLTSIVFDFADRYRGSYSDSLSSVVCPFYCSYSGYHDELLWGASWLHRASQDASYLAYIQSNGQTLGATEDDYSFSWDDKRPGTKIVLSKDFLEKSTQEFQAYKVHSDNYICSLIPGSPSFQAQYTPGGLLFKGSASNLQYVTSSSFLLLTYAKYLKTNGGAVSCGASRYPAEKLVELAKKQVDYILGDNPARISYMVGFGQRYPLRVHHRGSSLPSVHTHPGHIGCNDGFQSLNSGSPNPNILVGAIVGGPDSKDNFEDDRNNYEQSEPATYINAPLVGALAFLSAESI